The genomic DNA CTTCAACTCTACCCCAGGCAAAGCACATCACAATACTTTGAAGTGGCTCAAAAAGCATAACTGTCATAAAGGATACATATTCTGAGCACTAGTCTTCATCTAACTATAAAATAAGTCAAAGGTTTAAACGTTTCTCTATATTCCAAAAAGGAAATGGGTAGAGCAATAGAGGCTGGCATGGACAATGCAACAAGCTGCAAGCTCTAACCACTGGCTGTTTATCTTTTTACCTGTCCCTCCTCATCCCCTCATCTCCACACTGGTCCTGAGGCCTGAACAGATTGTGTTGCATCCATATCTCTAAATTGAACATcttgttttatttcctgttgtGAGTCATGTAACGTCACTGAGGCTCGGTCTGTTTGCTGGAAGATTTCAGACTAAACTGATATACTGGTCTGGTCTGGTGCACTGGGAAAACAGTCTCAGGAATAGGAGCATTAACTCACATCTACCACAGTGTTATCCTGAGAAGTGCAATTTAATAAATTATAACGGGACTCAAATTTTGGCTTAACACAGATTAATTTCATAAAAGCTTCAAAAATAGTATAACTTTATTCTGCTTTGTTAAGAGCGAGGGATTtagttggggggaggggggaatcATATATAAACAATTCAGCACTTTTGTAAAGTTATTACCTTtcattatgtaaataatatCAAAACATCAATAATGAAAAGTGAACATGAAGTGCAATATAAAAGATGCATCAATATACTAACCCTGGTTTGTAAATGTTCATGGACTTCAGTCATGTCAAATTAACATACAGTGGTCTTTTTAAATTACAGCCAAAGCTTTATCAGTTCTGCAGAGAAGACATACATATTGTACAATCAACCAGTCTTATCACATTTTTGGCAAGGCTTTCAGTTGTTCAAAAGGTCTGTTTCCCCAAATCTGCGTGAAACCATACAGACtttacaacagaaaaataacttAAGTGACATTCAGTCTTAAATCTATTCACAGCTGGGTCCAGCAGAAACATTAACCAGTACAGATTATTATTACTCACACAAAAACAGcccaaagagggaaaaaaaagctcttCCAATCAATAATTATTCAGtgcaaaacaacttttcaaTTGTGAAAGTATTAAGGTGTCACAAATGCTGAAACcgtcatttaatttaaatactttaataatAGTGCTTTATGTATTCTGTAGAGATTTTAAATATCAGCCTTGTTCAGTACTACCTAAAAAGGATAAGTCTGGtaatttctatatttttgttattgttgacaAATCCCACAAAGACCAAAACAAACCATGAATCCATCCCACTCACAAGAATGGTCTGTGTATTCAAAGCctcaaatattaaaacattaatgAGCCCCAGAGATGCACCGGATGACATGTTCCGTCATTACAATAAACACCAACACTGGAGTTCATTTTTCAGTCAATCTCACACGCACCGTCCAGCTGCGGTAAACACTCCCAAACCCCAGCTGAAAGTAGTCCAACAAAAACCCAATTTACTCCCGTTTGAGTAACATTTAATAACTAGTCACCTGCTGTGAAATTATTTAGCCTCTTACAAAAAATCGATTTTTAAAGATTCATGACTTCAATAAGAACCAATGTGCTTGGAGCTAGGAGTCACAGACAGGGAAGGGAAGTCAAAGTATTGAAATAAGTTGGTTTTGACTctcgatggatggatggatggaaggatggatggatggatggatggtgacGACTAGCAGGGCATAAGAAACCTGGCTGGCACTACAACTAGCAAGCTATTAATGTTTCCTGTCTGCGTTGTGTTGTTGGTACTGACGTTTTCTTGGGActtgttgacaataacaaatatatatatcaccAGCCTTTTCCTTTAATATTTTCCTATGGCTGTGTGGCAACTGAGTCACATCCAGTCCCACAATTAGCAATGAAATCATACACTCCTTTCAAGGGGAAAAGAAACAATATCTAAACATCAAATAAGGTAGAAATAAGGCCCATGAAGTCGTCTTAGGTCATACTCTGTCCTtatattacatttcatttaagcTCAAATTAATGTATTTTCTCCCATCATCCAGTTTATTCATGAACTCCCGACATTTTGGTCTGAGCTTGCGGGGTTTGATTCCATGTCAATGTCCTCCGACTCCTTCCCATTTGTCTGTTTGTCCACAACTTTGTCGGTGCTCGTCACTGACCCGTTTGCTGCCGACACATTTGAGCGCGATgtttcttcctcttcatctggCACTTGATTAAAATCAGTCCTTGGgattttttcctctctttcagaAGAAGAACAGGGTGAATGTTTTGAAGTCTTAGGGGGGGGTTGCGCTGCTTGGTTTGTTTGACCAGTGGCTTTATTAGCACCAGATTTCTCCTCCATCTGCCCACTGGCGGAGTCCCCAGCAGAGCCGTTGCTTGGCAGTACtgtatcttctcttttcttcttcggTGGTTTTTCAGTGTCTACGTCCTCATCTGTTTGCATTTCTTGTTCCTCGAAGGTGTCCTTCGAGTCGTTGGTAAATGGGTTCTCACTGTCAGCACGGGGCGCAACTTTTGCCGTCACAAAGTCAGGACTGGGCGACTGATCCATTTCATCAACACCATCTGTAGAGTTATTTCCATTCCCCAAAATTGTATTATTAGACTCAGCCTCTGCGTTTCCATTTCCTACTGTCTCTGCTTCTGGTTTTGGCCCTGGGGATAGCTCAGAGAGTTTGCTTTTGTCTTTACTTGCCGTTTTATCCGTTCCTTTCTGAGCCTTTGCAACATTATCCAGTCCATCTTTCTGTGGCACAACTGCTTCTCCATCTTTGCTTTTACTCCGTGAATACGATTCATCTTTTCCATCTCCATTCCCAACAGAATCGGGTCTTTTCTCTGCCTTCCTGAGTTGTTTCTGAATCTTCCTGGGACACCACACAAACTTATCCTTTGGCTCAAAGTGAAGGTAAGCAAAGCGCACAAGCTCCTGACGTTCCTTCTTGTCCAGGACCGCAAACAGGAAGTAGTCAAGAACGCTGCGTTTAACACTGCTAAGGGTCTTCTTGACTAGAGTCTCTTCCAGAAAGAAGCGCACAAGTGGGGCTTGGTAGTGCTCAAAGCCCAGCTCTCCGAGGCTCTTTAAGATGCGAGTGATGCGCAAGTTGTTGTGCATATTCCTGTAAGAGACGAGACAGTTGAAGCTGAAATTACAAACCGAAAAGTACATATAACCTATGTTGCTTATATGAGATTTTTTGTTATATTCACCGCTCCAGGTTTCCAAATCGCTCCTTCCAATTATCTGCTCGTTTCACTTCTCCTGTCTCTTTGCTGACCAAATGCATTCCATAGAAGCCCAACATGAGTTCATAGGACTCGACTAGTCTCTTTTTGGCATCCTCATTCTTCTTGAAGGCCTGGTGAGCATATGCAGTGTAggtaaatatatacacacacacacatttccacaacGTTTACGATCACCCAAAACCTCAACATGGGTCAAAACGTAAAGAAGTACATGatattgaacatgttaagagtttgcaacagttttttttttaggcattttagcTTTTGGTACAaggtgaaaaaggaaaataattatttatcttTATGGGTCTTCATCTCTTTTGTCGATATGAAAAGAGCTGAAAGTTAGGGGTgtgcaataaattgaattttGACTTTGGTTTCCAATGATCACTAAAATGGTATAATCGAGAAAACAATTTGTCATGTTCTGTTTTGCAAGAACACTCCTTTTGTATTTTCTGAATGACATGAAAATGTGATGAGCATGCGCATAAAGTTCCTCAGCAGTCAGGGGGGCAAGTCGTGTGCATccactggaatttaaaaacgagtaaagatggcagaaggagggcagccacagcagtgTGTGGTGagcaaaaaggcaaaaccaactCCGTTGTCTGGGAAAAGTTAACGTTGGCTAACCCTGCGGCCCCTCTGAGAATGTAGAgttgccgttcaccctgttacaagttgatgaaccactgaaacagtTTTGGAAACcatattttaaggtacaaaaagttacatagtCTTGCTTTAGAGACTTGATGTTTTTGTATGACACACTTACCTCAATTTCCTTCTTGGTGAGTTCTGAAGCCATGTAATTAACCCCTGGCTCTCGCAGAGGAAACAGCCTTTCGACAAAAGATTCAATAGAAAAAACACATAACTAATTAACATAGTCAGTGTTGGAACTATACGCTCAATCAATGAAAATGACATCAACTCTCCCTGCAACTGTTCATAACTCCACCATAAAATATACTTTATGCTTCATCCCATAAAAAGACCACATACAATACAAGCCCTATGATTTTACAAAATACATCCTTTTAATAAACAGTCTAGGGTCAGAAAGCAAAGCTTGACACTATCAACTTGAGAATATTCTAGGTACAACTAGAATTTAACGCAGATTTTAAAGAAGTAAAGTATGTAAGCTATGCAGAGCCTACGCCGTAGCCTACTTAAGTGGCCTGTGCCTTTTGTGAGGTTTTATACATGTGCACTGGTGTGTCTGTGCTCTAGCGTAtctctttagtgtgtgtgtgtgtgtggtgtgtgtgtgtggttgtgtgtgtgtgtggtgtgtgtggtgtgtgtgtttgtgtgtgtgtgtggtgtgtgtgtgtgtggtgtgtgtgtgtgtgtgtggtgtgtgtgtgtgtgtgtgttgtgtgtgtgtgtgtgtgtgtgtgtgggggtgtgtggtgtgtgtgtgttgtgtgtgtgtgtggtgtgtgttgtgtgtgtgtgtgtgtgtgtgtgttgtgtgtgtgtgtgtgtgtgtgtgtgtgtgtgtgtgtgtgtgtgtgtgtggtgtgtgtgtgtgtgtgtgtgtgtgtgtgtgtgtgtgtgtgtgtgtgtgtgtgtgtgtgtgtgtgtgtgtgtgtgtgtgtgtgtgtgtgttggtgtgtgtgtggtgtgtgtgtgtgtgtgtggtgtgtgtgtgtgtgtggtgtgtgtggtgtgtgttggtgtgtgtgcggtgtggtgtgtgtgtgtgtgtgtgtgtgtgtgtgtgtgtgtgtgttcgggtGAGTGTGTGGGGTCGTgtggctgggtgtgtgtgtgtgtgtgctgaaggTTACGCCCGctgcgtgtgtgttgttgtgtctgcGGTGGCCGCCGGTGTGGTGCGTGATGTGGTGTGCGCAAGCGTGGCTACGTTGTGGTCCTGTGTTCGTGAAGTGTGTTCGTTGTTGTGGCGGTGCTATCAATGACGGTTACTCCGACGAGTACAGAGTCCGGCAGAAGACAGAGCACGGTCTTCTGTGCAGGAAGGTTAAACCCACCCCCTGGTTTATGTTTCGGAATGAGAACCCGAAGTCAATCGTGGGAGCACAATAGTTGTGTCCGTGTCCCCGGGAAGTGATTACATTCGGAGGTCATAAGTACTACCCACGGCATCTGTGCTGAGACGAGAAGCGAGGTCCTTTGTAAATGTATCAAACCAGAAGCCACTGCATTAAAAGGGTCctttttatctttatcttttcaTTTGGAGCAAAGAGTTTGAGCGGGAAACAATACATGAATGTGTTCTAATCCATGATTAAAACCGCTTTAAAAGCAGGTAGTAAGCTGCTGACTTTTCTTACTGGTGCttgttttgcagtgtttttcatttacccCACCTTACCTGTAACAGGCAAAGAACTTTTGGGAGCATGTGTTTTGCTAATCGTGACAAGCAGACCTTgcattgctttttgttttagtaGCACACTCCTCGCTAaaaacaattgtgtgtgtgtgcttctgacTGCAAGTTCATCAGAACAGGATGACATTAGCTAGCGTTGTTACCTCAGGCTGAACACAAGGCGTAAACAATACATACCACTGAATGTATGAGTGAACTCTCTCCAGTCTTTTGTAGTCATTTTTCCATTCCTTAAGAAATGATTCAATGTAAACATCTGTcccaaatgataaaaaaaaagcatttagtCACTGCACACAGACCTTCCCAAACACTGAAAATATATTGTAAGAATATCTAAGCATGTTACCATCAGGGGCAGAGGGAAATTTATTGAGATAAAACTGCAAATTGTTCATTTTGTCTTCTGAGCATTCGTCATCTGTAAGATTCTGTCAAGAGAAAAACATACTTTGATGTCTCTTAGTTGTGTTAAAGATTCATTTGGTTATACTACTTTGCTGTTACTTACTGGATATCCTCTTCTGTAGTTCTGCATGTCCTTTGCTGCCCTCATGTTTCTGGGCGCATGATGCCACTGCAAataaaagtgaaagtgaaattAACCAGCATCTAATGTTATATAAACTGCGGGATAAGATTATTATTCTGAGTTGATGCATCCGTATTTAACACTGTGTAGTCCCTGTACCCTGTTATGTTATGTAGCTAAGGCCAAACTCCATTTCCCACTCTGCAAATGGGCTTAACCACTAAATTTAAAATTAtcatttaactttaaattagacatatatacacacacacacactgcatagtAATTACTATAAGCAGCCCAACatacatatttaaatttaaCGACAGCGACATAGCACCTCAAAGTATAGGCTAACGTAAGCGGCTAGCTAGCTGGGCTAGTTAGCAAGCCTGCAGCATAACGTCAAAGCTATCATTAGCTTTCAACCATGGCAATATTAGCAATGAGTTACAAGTCAACATTCAACGCCATGACATTATTTAGATTACGTTATGGTTTgggtgaataataataattgaaacGCGTACAGTTAGACTCCAGcctgatttgtttttgtcttgacaTGACCGACGGGTTTGGCTCTCTCCGGCCGGGTCGTCTCCATCACTCTCTGTGTCCCAGGTCGAGTCGTACTCACAAACACAGTCGTCCTCCATGATTAAAGGAACCGTTACTTGACTAGCTCAGGCTAAATAAACGTGTAACCTGGTTTAGCACTGTAAACGGGCATGAATAAAGTTACACTTGCATGTTCAGGTTAGACGTGGACGGCCCTGACCATCCGTCTTtccagtcagacagcagcaccGTCGGCGGCTGCAGTACTGAATGTTGCCTTTAAGTGCTCCCACTCGAAGTAGGAATTGCGGGTGAAATGACCTTAATCGGAATCGAAGTTCCTTTCAAAACATAAATTTTGTCTGttaaagagtttaaaaaaacacacatacccTAAAACAGTAATGATGAGTTGCTGCTTCACGGGATTCCCATGTAGCTAACATTTACTGTTTAAGATaaggaagaaaaggaagtaCACGTGTTGTTAATGCTGATGGAGTTAATCATCAGTTGACCTCAGAAAgctattttatttttgggggttAAAACCTGATCTCATGGCAACTATTATTGGACAAATGTCAGTCCATAGCGAAGTTATTTGGTATTTAATGAGGTTGATTGTGTGCTTTCTGATGAACTTTCTATTTTCCGACACATCAGGAAGGCAGCATAATTGCCGTTGGTTGTTGGTAATAAAAACTGCAAACCAGCTGATATGAGTCAGGCAGCCTATCTCAGTTTCTTTCACTTGACTGTTATATAACGAAAATAGTAATGCTATGATAGATTTATTGAAAACGTATAAACTAATAATACATAAAGCAACTTTCCCCCTGGCAATAAATaaattgtctgtctgtcctaaatattaaaaaaaagaagtcatgaATTCATTGTAGTCGTAGCACATATCTGTAGTCATATTTTGGCATCTATGATACTGTTTTGTACATATACAAAGCCTTCTTATAGTaatacaattaaaacacagataGTTAATAAGTGaagacagcaaaacaacaaaataatccccaaaaacaaatgtttaaaagtgGAATTTTAAAGAgatccaaaagaaaaaaaacgtttgccGCCCTTATCTCCTCCGGTATACGGGCTATTATTTGTCTGGGGTTCATAATGAATCAAAGTTATCAGTAGGCCTACTGCAACTTACAATTATGTTTGATTAATCAATTGATAGTTTTGTCTAGAAAATAGCTGCTGAGTTTATACACTTGCTGTGGGTTGAGTTGATTCATCCATCAATCACTTCAGCtagatttatttaatatatCAGTGATCAAAAATGGCAGTTGAAAAATACATGCACTGGGAAAGTTGCATTTAAATGCCCAAATTATATAAATGAATACCCCAAATGTATGCCCGGATTAAcaaatattgattatttttgttGAGTGAGTCCTAAAAAGCAAAGGGACGACTATGAGCCACATTTTACTCAATACTGCACAATTTGAATGTGGTAACACAAGTAAACACTGAGACACAAGAATGTATAAAGCACATTCGCCGTCTGACCTCATGGCATTGGACAGTAATTCTATGTTAAGCTTTGAACATGCAGCTCTCTCTCTTGTGTTGTCGCTGTCGAGTCTCgtctgtctcttctgtctgcgtctgtctgtctgtctgtctgtctgtctgtctgtctgtctgtctgtctgtctgtctgtctgtctcgtctgtctgtctgtctttctctggcATTTGCTGGCATGAAAGTTccaataacaatgttgccaaAGCTTCAACATAGAATGTGTCCAAATGTTTGGACTAAACACATAAACAGTAATATGAACTTAACACATTAGGATGATTTACACtaattatataaatgtatacatgtgtttgtatggcagaaatgaaacacaaatataaaggAAAATCAAAATCATAAAATACATTGCATTTTAAGGCATCTtgacgatagatagatagatagatagatagatagatagatagtacaggacaaaagtttgaacacaccttctcattcaataaCTGAACACATGTCTTATATTGTAGTTCTAGTttggttttatatatatatatatatatatatatatatatatatatataaatgagactatgaaaataaacacaatattaggattgattttattatacagtatgtcttttaCTCTTATGCAACCTCTGTGTagagagtctctctctctcttcttctgacACACACTATACAGTCCAATTTATCTAGTAATCCAGTCTAAGGTTCTCATTGGAAGTGTCATGTAATATCTTCAACAATGTATCACAACTTGGATTCAGTTTTCATACTGTGGGGCCAGTAGCACAAAGAAAGATTCATGTGTGTGAACATATCATTTGACCAAGATGGCATTTGACAGTAATTAGACAGATACATTTATACAAGGGAGTATTTCATAATTAGAAGATATAAATAGAATCTAGATTATCACAGGGGGATTCAATGTTGAATGTCCGCTGATATGGGTTTCTATTTTTGGTCTTAGTTACTGTGGAAACCAGCGAGCTCTGCAGGCATCCTGTATTTGCTGTTGCTATTTAGTGCCTCTGCGTTATAAAAATAAGATTCCCCGTTGCCTTGTTCTCAGTGAGTTCAATGCTGATACAGACACAGATGGAACGATTAGTTCAGGACAAACTGTTGGCATATGATGAACATCTTGTTAAAATAAGAATAAGAGATAAAAAGAATCATTCAGCCTAATACCAAAACTAAAAACTGTAATGGGAGGCAAACTTCCATTTCAGAACTCACTCCTTCTGACTGGTTTAGTAGTTGGAGCATTGATTGCAGGATCTTGAGAGTCAATAGTAGTTATCTCCCAACTGTATTGCATCGTCAGTCGGTTTTAGTATATGTGAGCACCTGTAGATTAGTATGTATGCATTTGTGTATATGATAcatagtaatataatataataacttaatgTGTTGAATTGGGAATGAATTATTGGATgcttaattttttaaatgtggactcttggAAGATTAGCAAATGAgctatttaaaaatcaaatcacaAGAGAGCCTTGGTAGAAGAGTGGTTACAgcgcgaggggggggggggggggggggcgacaggACAGATGTCTCGGGTCCTGGGTCAAGGCAGGCCCCAACAGGGACTTTGATGATAATCTTGTCCTGTGCACGAGCAAGACACATGGTGGCCCTGATGCATGCTATATAACCCCAACGTCCCAGGTTTGATTCCGACCAGTAATATAGAAATATTgtggtggtttttttttttttggcaaaaggatatatttttcagtttcttGGTGCTCT from Etheostoma spectabile isolate EspeVRDwgs_2016 chromosome 7, UIUC_Espe_1.0, whole genome shotgun sequence includes the following:
- the ogfr gene encoding opioid growth factor receptor isoform X2; protein product: MRAAKDMQNYRRGYPNLTDDECSEDKMNNLQFYLNKFPSAPDDVYIESFLKEWKNDYKRLERVHSYIQWLFPLREPGVNYMASELTKKEIEAFKKNEDAKKRLVESYELMLGFYGMHLVSKETGEVKRADNWKERFGNLERNMHNNLRITRILKSLGELGFEHYQAPLVRFFLEETLVKKTLSSVKRSVLDYFLFAVLDKKERQELVRFAYLHFEPKDKFVWCPRKIQKQLRKAEKRPDSVGNGDGKDESYSRSKSKDGEAVVPQKDGLDNVAKAQKGTDKTASKDKSKLSELSPGPKPEAETVGNGNAEAESNNTILGNGNNSTDGVDEMDQSPSPDFVTAKVAPRADSENPFTNDSKDTFEEQEMQTDEDVDTEKPPKKKREDTVLPSNGSAGDSASGQMEEKSGANKATGQTNQAAQPPPKTSKHSPCSSSEREEKIPRTDFNQVPDEEEETSRSNVSAANGSVTSTDKVVDKQTNGKESEDIDMESNPASSDQNVGSS
- the ogfr gene encoding opioid growth factor receptor isoform X1 → MEDDCVCEYDSTWDTESDGDDPAGESQTRRSCQDKNKSGWSLTWHHAPRNMRAAKDMQNYRRGYPNLTDDECSEDKMNNLQFYLNKFPSAPDDVYIESFLKEWKNDYKRLERVHSYIQWLFPLREPGVNYMASELTKKEIEAFKKNEDAKKRLVESYELMLGFYGMHLVSKETGEVKRADNWKERFGNLERNMHNNLRITRILKSLGELGFEHYQAPLVRFFLEETLVKKTLSSVKRSVLDYFLFAVLDKKERQELVRFAYLHFEPKDKFVWCPRKIQKQLRKAEKRPDSVGNGDGKDESYSRSKSKDGEAVVPQKDGLDNVAKAQKGTDKTASKDKSKLSELSPGPKPEAETVGNGNAEAESNNTILGNGNNSTDGVDEMDQSPSPDFVTAKVAPRADSENPFTNDSKDTFEEQEMQTDEDVDTEKPPKKKREDTVLPSNGSAGDSASGQMEEKSGANKATGQTNQAAQPPPKTSKHSPCSSSEREEKIPRTDFNQVPDEEEETSRSNVSAANGSVTSTDKVVDKQTNGKESEDIDMESNPASSDQNVGSS